In Rhodopirellula islandica, one DNA window encodes the following:
- the scpB gene encoding SMC-Scp complex subunit ScpB, protein MNGYATPWAGRRAWANAMRQAPVAASWSSPTQGQLTPEQRAALAQKRSLVVSADAAGRFVETGSLATDSPAVSAGAAVAGEKEDAQSSGSDAAGGDPEDRLAARARIEAVLLIAKSPLNYRRLAALADVEDATSARTLVGELNELYERLGRGVRIEQVAGGQRMMTRAVVAPWLRRLGFLAPAVRLSWPMMETLAVVAYRQDVTRADVEAVRGVACGEILRQLMQLDLVRISGRSEELGRPYLYGTTKRFLKICGLASIKSLPPIDWHASCDDVSQSADGEVENVADEETAEELKSRDPSQPESHPRRESSDSELSDTNPSEPEHLHPTKESDVSVAAIETLATEFTVSLDADPSGAVAVLDAPASNPEAALSNDSSAVIEDEEDDLYENGFDLDDDEEDDDLDDDDWDDEDDDSDDDDDDDEEDDDEGDDDEDEDDDSGDLDDDDDDDDDEDDLDGTDDWEEVDDDEADEDWDDEDEEDSLDEEEEEWED, encoded by the coding sequence ATGAATGGGTACGCCACACCTTGGGCCGGCCGTCGAGCCTGGGCCAACGCGATGCGGCAGGCCCCCGTGGCGGCGTCATGGAGCAGCCCCACGCAAGGACAACTGACGCCCGAACAACGCGCGGCACTCGCCCAGAAACGCTCCCTGGTGGTGTCTGCGGACGCTGCAGGGAGATTCGTCGAGACGGGGTCGCTGGCAACGGATTCCCCCGCAGTGTCTGCCGGAGCGGCGGTTGCGGGAGAAAAAGAAGATGCTCAGAGCAGTGGCTCGGACGCGGCCGGGGGCGACCCGGAAGATCGTCTTGCCGCCCGAGCACGGATTGAGGCTGTGCTGCTGATCGCCAAATCGCCGCTGAACTACCGTCGTTTGGCCGCTTTGGCCGATGTGGAGGACGCCACCTCCGCTCGGACGCTGGTGGGGGAACTCAACGAACTTTACGAACGTTTGGGACGCGGGGTCCGGATTGAACAGGTTGCTGGCGGCCAGCGAATGATGACAAGGGCGGTCGTGGCACCTTGGCTGCGCCGACTTGGGTTTTTGGCTCCAGCGGTCCGGTTGAGTTGGCCGATGATGGAAACGCTCGCCGTGGTGGCCTACCGCCAAGACGTCACGCGGGCGGATGTTGAAGCCGTGCGTGGTGTCGCGTGCGGAGAAATTCTGCGACAGTTGATGCAACTGGATTTGGTCCGGATCAGCGGTCGCAGTGAAGAGCTCGGGCGTCCCTACCTTTACGGGACCACCAAACGTTTTTTAAAAATCTGCGGATTGGCATCAATAAAGTCGCTGCCGCCGATTGACTGGCACGCATCCTGCGATGATGTTTCTCAATCTGCCGACGGCGAGGTTGAAAACGTTGCCGACGAAGAGACTGCTGAAGAACTGAAATCGAGAGATCCCTCTCAACCTGAATCCCATCCTCGCCGTGAATCTTCGGACTCTGAACTGTCGGATACGAATCCTTCAGAACCCGAGCATTTACACCCCACCAAGGAGTCTGACGTGAGTGTCGCCGCGATCGAAACTCTCGCCACCGAATTCACCGTTTCCCTCGATGCCGACCCATCCGGCGCGGTGGCCGTTTTGGATGCGCCTGCGTCCAATCCGGAGGCTGCGTTGTCGAATGATTCGTCGGCCGTGATCGAAGACGAAGAAGACGATCTGTATGAAAACGGATTTGATCTCGACGACGACGAGGAAGACGACGACCTCGACGACGATGACTGGGATGATGAAGACGACGACAGCGACGACGATGATGATGACGATGAGGAAGATGACGACGAAGGGGATGACGACGAGGACGAGGATGATGACTCGGGTGACCTCGACGACGACGATGATGACGACGACGACGAAGATGACCTCGACGGCACCGACGACTGGGAAGAAGTCGACGACGATGAAGCCGACGAAGATTGGGATGATGAGGACGAAGAAGACAGCCTGGACGAAGAGGAAGAAGAGTGGGAAGACTGA
- a CDS encoding type II secretion system F family protein codes for MSFPASTTNATTTGGLMGFLRKLNSIEVGGPKRGVPKGCESTRIPPVPLAQLMRMMLMLLQNGLTLPKALGSLAMDNSSRKYSGVLLRMRSTIMAGGSISDAMARYPRTFNKMQVQQVRLGERSGSLETALLRVCEQVERKVALRKRIFKKVSYPVLISVAGLGLMVFMCVVVVPEFETVYTASGVDLPPVTKFVTGLSRFMLTKGLFAFPLALVVAVLWVWGRSKPRVAAKMDAAFLRLPVVGPWLRDAAVLQFIESTSAMVQCGYKPIEAIEVAATCVKNRCVRSAIEDINHGVRRGEKLSVELGRYERFFPPTLCQLIGVGEQSGEFARSLQGTCNHLRERLESRIDASVAMLEPILTISLAVMIGGMVLSIYTPMFHMFEVLE; via the coding sequence ATGTCCTTCCCTGCTAGCACGACCAACGCGACCACCACCGGTGGTCTGATGGGATTTTTGCGAAAGCTCAACTCGATCGAGGTGGGCGGACCGAAACGCGGTGTTCCCAAAGGCTGTGAATCCACTCGCATCCCGCCAGTGCCACTGGCGCAGTTGATGCGGATGATGTTGATGTTGCTTCAGAACGGGCTGACATTGCCCAAGGCACTCGGGTCGCTGGCGATGGACAATTCCAGTCGCAAGTACAGTGGCGTGCTGTTGCGAATGCGAAGCACCATCATGGCGGGCGGATCAATCAGCGATGCCATGGCTCGCTACCCGCGAACCTTCAACAAGATGCAGGTGCAACAAGTCCGGTTGGGTGAGCGAAGTGGCTCTCTCGAGACCGCTCTGCTGAGAGTATGTGAACAAGTCGAACGCAAAGTCGCTCTGCGGAAACGGATCTTCAAAAAAGTCAGTTACCCGGTTTTGATCAGCGTCGCCGGTCTCGGGTTGATGGTGTTCATGTGCGTCGTTGTCGTGCCTGAATTTGAAACGGTTTACACGGCCAGCGGAGTTGATCTGCCGCCGGTGACGAAGTTCGTCACGGGGTTGAGTCGGTTCATGCTGACCAAAGGTTTGTTCGCGTTTCCATTGGCGTTGGTGGTGGCGGTGCTGTGGGTTTGGGGACGTAGCAAACCACGCGTGGCGGCCAAGATGGACGCCGCGTTCTTGCGACTGCCCGTGGTCGGGCCCTGGCTTCGCGATGCCGCCGTGCTGCAGTTCATTGAGTCCACCTCGGCCATGGTCCAGTGCGGTTACAAACCCATCGAAGCGATCGAGGTTGCCGCGACCTGCGTGAAGAACCGCTGTGTCCGAAGTGCGATCGAAGACATCAATCATGGCGTCCGCCGCGGCGAGAAGCTGAGCGTGGAGCTCGGCCGGTACGAACGATTCTTTCCACCGACGCTGTGCCAACTCATCGGTGTCGGCGAGCAATCGGGCGAGTTCGCTCGTTCGTTGCAAGGCACCTGCAATCACTTGCGAGAACGCTTGGAGTCTCGCATCGATGCGTCCGTTGCGATGCTCGAACCCATCCTCACGATCTCGTTGGCCGTCATGATCGGCGGCATGGTGCTGTCGATCTACACGCCGATGTTCCACATGTTTGAAGTCCTCGAATGA
- a CDS encoding GspE/PulE family protein gives MKRIGDILVELNILTNEQMDAAFAGKPRGVMIGDWLVRQSLISNAQLGAALSEQFSVPFVDIDFSSVNPQVARLLPEDFARSQASVAIDVSDRMLTLAMVAPDDIETIAEAELMTGYKIRPVVSLEEDVRDLLNRIYDDRAFARQTIVDMKFAEMAESGEVTEEDELAMSAVSQEDAPVVKLVQAILSGAVSAGASDIHLEPHKPEMRVRYRVDGELQVVMTIPNHIEDSVISRIKVMGDMDTTESRRPQDGHLTVYENGKRVGFRISGIPTVDGQKLVLRLLDEGGQTFDLAGIGMPQRDYDAVRRVIDKPHGMFVVTGPTGSGKSTTLYAALQHLNDDDRNIVTVEDPVEYRLAGINQVQSDNEFGMGFANALKYIMRQDPDVIMLGEIRDCETASTAVQAALTGHLVISTLHTNDAVGAVQRLADLGVDNFKIAGSLLGSVAQRLLRCVCENCKVDAPANLNLLEALDPEQYVPRDTTFVRGAGCKRCLGTGFAGRMPIFEIMPLNAEITAAIEAGVPNSQLEVMAHAAGMVPLRQAGLEAAVAGKTSLEEVYFKTSGDRRSTSSTPIVGGRRSQDQPVPSAIA, from the coding sequence ATGAAACGCATTGGCGACATTTTGGTCGAACTGAACATTCTGACCAACGAACAAATGGACGCTGCCTTCGCGGGGAAACCGCGTGGTGTGATGATCGGCGACTGGTTGGTTCGGCAATCCTTGATCAGCAACGCGCAGTTGGGTGCGGCGCTGTCTGAGCAGTTCTCGGTGCCGTTTGTCGACATTGACTTCTCCAGCGTGAATCCGCAAGTCGCCCGTTTGTTGCCAGAGGATTTTGCGCGTTCGCAAGCATCGGTGGCGATCGATGTCAGCGATCGAATGCTGACGCTTGCGATGGTCGCACCCGACGACATCGAAACCATTGCCGAAGCCGAGTTGATGACCGGCTATAAAATTCGCCCCGTCGTTTCGTTGGAAGAAGACGTTCGCGATTTGCTCAACCGCATCTACGACGATCGGGCCTTCGCTCGTCAAACCATCGTTGACATGAAGTTCGCCGAAATGGCGGAATCCGGTGAGGTCACCGAAGAAGATGAATTGGCGATGTCAGCGGTCAGTCAAGAAGACGCGCCCGTGGTCAAACTGGTCCAAGCGATTTTGTCCGGTGCCGTTTCCGCGGGTGCCAGCGACATTCACTTGGAACCACACAAACCCGAGATGCGTGTTCGGTATCGCGTCGATGGTGAACTGCAGGTGGTGATGACCATCCCCAATCACATTGAAGATTCGGTCATCAGCCGCATCAAGGTCATGGGGGACATGGACACGACCGAAAGTCGTCGTCCTCAGGACGGTCACCTCACCGTTTACGAAAACGGGAAACGTGTTGGCTTTCGAATCAGCGGCATCCCCACCGTCGATGGTCAAAAGTTGGTGCTGCGATTGCTCGACGAAGGCGGCCAGACCTTTGACTTGGCCGGCATCGGGATGCCTCAGCGGGACTACGACGCGGTCCGCCGTGTGATCGACAAACCTCACGGGATGTTTGTGGTGACAGGGCCGACGGGAAGTGGCAAGAGCACGACGTTGTACGCCGCGCTTCAGCATCTCAATGATGACGACCGAAACATTGTCACTGTCGAGGATCCGGTCGAATATCGACTGGCCGGGATCAACCAGGTCCAGAGTGACAACGAATTTGGAATGGGATTCGCCAACGCTTTGAAATACATCATGCGGCAAGACCCCGACGTGATCATGTTGGGAGAAATTCGCGATTGCGAAACCGCGTCGACAGCGGTTCAGGCGGCTTTGACGGGCCACTTGGTGATCAGCACCTTGCACACCAACGATGCCGTGGGTGCCGTTCAACGCCTCGCTGACTTGGGCGTCGATAACTTCAAGATCGCGGGGTCGTTGCTCGGCAGCGTCGCTCAACGCCTGTTGCGATGCGTGTGTGAAAACTGCAAGGTCGACGCACCGGCGAACCTGAATTTGCTCGAAGCACTGGATCCCGAACAATACGTTCCGCGAGACACGACGTTTGTCCGTGGTGCCGGTTGCAAGCGTTGCTTGGGAACCGGGTTTGCCGGGCGGATGCCGATCTTTGAAATCATGCCACTCAACGCGGAGATCACCGCAGCAATCGAAGCCGGTGTTCCAAACTCGCAATTGGAAGTCATGGCTCATGCGGCCGGCATGGTGCCACTTCGCCAAGCCGGTTTGGAAGCGGCCGTCGCCGGAAAGACCTCGCTGGAAGAAGTGTATTTCAAAACCAGCGGCGATCGACGCAGCACGAGTTCGACTCCGATTGTGGGCGGTCGCCGATCCCAGGACCAACCGGTGCCGAGTGCCATCGCCTGA
- a CDS encoding response regulator, with the protein MFETTQAQLLMVEPELVLAELATFRLELLGYRLEVVHSGAEALDRLRHEPIDLLILDTKLPEGDGLEWLTELRLEFKAEQVPALVFSLDPSLEMVRRAYLAGAQDYLISPFDPTVLEEKVQRLLPSHAETV; encoded by the coding sequence ATGTTTGAAACCACCCAAGCCCAACTGTTGATGGTCGAGCCCGAGCTGGTCTTGGCTGAGCTCGCGACGTTCCGTTTGGAACTGTTGGGGTACCGGTTGGAAGTGGTGCACAGTGGCGCCGAAGCGCTCGATCGCCTCCGCCATGAACCAATCGACCTGCTGATCCTGGACACCAAGTTGCCCGAAGGCGATGGATTGGAATGGCTGACCGAACTGCGTCTGGAATTCAAAGCCGAGCAAGTCCCCGCCTTGGTTTTCTCGCTCGATCCCAGTCTGGAAATGGTTCGACGAGCCTACCTGGCTGGTGCTCAAGACTACTTGATCAGTCCGTTTGATCCGACCGTGCTCGAGGAAAAGGTGCAGCGTCTGCTGCCCTCCCACGCAGAGACGGTTTGA
- a CDS encoding sensor histidine kinase yields MLRFIQSLFSSMSLERKCLLFFGSALVVLMCGAFCMVFLLADRWVSSTTQQQARDAAATEMMLIHAAATYTEHLPENKLDITRQKIADLRSQLLSQDIEFDILGLDDPQPFENLPAPIQPTDPSELRLLQELEPQFRARLERLLSGDPIDLSKAVDLADDAAMSRIGPANRPVFQELGPTNGRYVYYEPVFMTYDCVPCHVPSGEIISLSKDEDPAKLASQLPYRVKRVSMPDDKIVKDMTGIRAIVVSIAMFIVAVTLFVLHAIVRYLVLQPLLHLRDVSDAITHGDTNQRANISTDDEFRELADAFNRMLRHLTETQTQLQSVNRELDARVDQFAQLNLQLYEANRLKTDFLANMSHELRTPLNSIIGFSEVLQGIDSLSEKQRRYASNIQKSGRLLLEMINDILDLAKVEAGKMEVRRSEFQLSRLVGAQCDMIQSLSEDKNISLSVEVPDDLPVAYQDPNKLGQILNNLLSNAIKFTPEGGMITVRVVDLHDDRFRLSVTDTGVGVAEEDQPIIFQKFRQSKKVLDGDGLTREFAGTGLGLSIVKELAVLLGGEIDFQSELGRGSTFWVILPYRLSDHAMEENEVPISKLTAVPHPA; encoded by the coding sequence ATGCTGAGGTTCATCCAAAGCCTGTTTTCATCGATGAGCTTGGAACGCAAGTGCTTGCTGTTCTTCGGCTCAGCACTGGTCGTGTTGATGTGCGGAGCCTTTTGCATGGTGTTTCTGCTGGCCGATCGCTGGGTCAGCAGCACGACTCAGCAGCAAGCCCGAGACGCCGCGGCAACCGAGATGATGCTGATCCATGCCGCCGCGACCTACACAGAACACTTGCCTGAAAACAAACTCGACATCACCCGGCAGAAGATCGCCGACCTCCGCTCTCAATTGCTCAGCCAAGACATTGAGTTCGACATCCTGGGCCTCGATGACCCGCAACCGTTTGAGAACCTGCCCGCTCCGATCCAGCCAACCGACCCAAGCGAACTTCGGCTGCTGCAAGAACTCGAACCCCAATTCCGAGCCCGCCTGGAACGATTGCTGTCTGGAGATCCGATCGACCTGAGCAAAGCGGTGGACTTGGCCGATGACGCGGCGATGAGCCGAATCGGTCCCGCTAACCGTCCCGTGTTCCAAGAGCTTGGTCCCACCAACGGGCGTTACGTTTATTACGAACCGGTCTTCATGACCTACGACTGTGTTCCTTGCCATGTTCCAAGCGGCGAAATCATCTCGCTGTCCAAAGACGAAGACCCGGCCAAGCTCGCCTCGCAATTGCCTTACCGAGTCAAACGGGTCAGCATGCCGGATGACAAAATCGTCAAGGACATGACCGGCATTCGCGCAATCGTGGTTTCGATCGCGATGTTCATCGTCGCCGTGACGCTGTTTGTGTTGCACGCGATTGTTCGCTACCTGGTTTTGCAACCGCTGCTTCACCTGCGTGACGTCAGCGACGCGATCACGCATGGTGACACCAACCAACGAGCCAACATCTCCACCGATGACGAGTTCCGTGAACTGGCAGATGCGTTCAACCGGATGCTGCGTCACCTGACCGAGACGCAGACTCAATTGCAAAGCGTCAACCGGGAACTCGATGCCCGCGTTGACCAGTTCGCACAATTGAACTTGCAACTCTACGAAGCCAACCGGTTGAAGACTGACTTCTTGGCCAACATGAGCCACGAACTTCGCACCCCGCTGAACAGCATCATCGGTTTCTCAGAAGTCCTGCAGGGCATCGATTCGCTGTCCGAAAAGCAACGTCGCTACGCTTCGAACATTCAAAAGAGCGGACGCCTGTTGCTGGAAATGATCAACGACATCCTGGACCTCGCGAAAGTCGAAGCGGGCAAGATGGAAGTTCGCCGCAGCGAGTTCCAACTGTCTCGATTGGTTGGCGCGCAGTGCGACATGATCCAGTCCCTGTCGGAGGACAAGAACATCTCGTTGTCAGTCGAAGTCCCCGATGATTTACCCGTCGCCTACCAAGACCCGAACAAGCTTGGGCAAATCCTCAACAATCTGCTCAGCAACGCGATCAAATTCACTCCCGAAGGCGGCATGATCACCGTTCGCGTGGTCGATTTGCACGACGATCGCTTCCGGCTTTCCGTGACCGACACCGGCGTGGGTGTGGCGGAAGAGGACCAGCCCATCATTTTCCAGAAATTTCGCCAGAGCAAAAAGGTGCTCGACGGCGACGGCCTGACACGCGAATTCGCGGGCACGGGTTTGGGGCTGTCGATTGTCAAAGAACTCGCGGTGCTGCTGGGCGGCGAAATTGACTTTCAAAGCGAATTGGGCCGGGGGAGTACGTTCTGGGTGATTTTGCCGTACCGGCTCAGCGACCATGCGATGGAAGAAAACGAAGTTCCGATCAGCAAATTGACCGCCGTTCCCCACCCGGCATGA
- a CDS encoding competence type IV pilus major pilin ComGC, with protein MIRESLIVKASRCCHQRRSAFSMLEIIVALTIATMFAMTGLAFVQTHGETAKSRACEGNRSTLQRDVELYEHETGRLPGRTLRELADEDYSGVNLPTCPASGNAYGLDQGEVTCPTHGK; from the coding sequence ATGATCCGTGAATCACTAATCGTCAAAGCATCGCGTTGTTGTCACCAGCGACGATCCGCGTTCAGTATGTTGGAAATCATCGTTGCGTTGACGATCGCCACCATGTTTGCGATGACGGGGCTCGCGTTTGTGCAAACGCACGGCGAGACCGCGAAATCGCGCGCCTGCGAAGGCAACCGGTCCACGTTGCAGCGTGACGTGGAGTTGTACGAGCACGAGACCGGGCGATTGCCCGGCCGAACCCTTCGCGAATTGGCTGATGAAGACTACAGCGGGGTGAACTTGCCCACGTGTCCCGCATCGGGCAACGCGTACGGGCTGGATCAAGGTGAAGTGACCTGCCCGACTCACGGCAAGTGA
- a CDS encoding SHD1 domain-containing protein encodes MKRSLRLALQWTLVVCMIAILSVSPASAGWLLKRIHGKNADCCEIATDTCCTAPEPVCCVPAPEPVCCDPEPIACESVPSCCGTVEMVPAPVVSSDCCGSLVEPMSEGVIVEQPFYGESTIVPMAEGEIVEGEIIEAPAVPAQESTDVAPPVPAEPVAEEPIVEPQADPAADVEPETPMPVEEPVEEAPVVDPPAEEPMVEEPVEEEPAMEEPAADLFPADDNPFPQDAPAEEAPGLEMPAEEAPVEEAPADDAFGDLFGGDTEMPAEPATPDVATPETESVEDLFGGDAAPADPVIPDEPVMPEAPAEAPADDAFGDLFGGEAEAPADMPAEQPADDGFGDLFGGEAEAPAQEAMPQEGGLDGLFDDAAPAEEAPADGGGLDDLFGDPPAEDSSDAVIDDLFGQTKQSLADSEVTQVVTEKSVAKTIDVLDSTKTRTWIDNTGNWGTDGRLVEVRESEVQILKSNGRTCTVPLERLSDADKSYVESIRAQVSELLFAMASVD; translated from the coding sequence ATGAAACGTTCCCTTCGCCTCGCACTGCAGTGGACGTTGGTGGTCTGCATGATCGCCATTTTGAGCGTGAGTCCCGCTTCGGCTGGATGGCTGCTGAAGCGAATTCACGGCAAAAACGCTGATTGCTGTGAAATCGCAACCGACACCTGCTGCACTGCTCCAGAGCCTGTTTGCTGTGTCCCAGCACCGGAACCCGTTTGTTGCGATCCCGAACCGATCGCTTGCGAATCGGTCCCCAGCTGCTGTGGCACCGTTGAAATGGTTCCTGCACCTGTTGTTTCAAGTGACTGCTGCGGTTCCCTGGTCGAACCAATGAGCGAAGGTGTCATCGTTGAACAACCTTTCTACGGTGAATCGACGATCGTTCCCATGGCGGAAGGCGAAATAGTCGAAGGCGAGATCATCGAAGCTCCCGCCGTGCCGGCTCAAGAGTCGACGGACGTCGCTCCGCCAGTTCCCGCTGAACCAGTCGCAGAAGAGCCCATCGTCGAACCGCAAGCCGATCCAGCTGCCGACGTGGAACCCGAAACCCCCATGCCGGTCGAAGAGCCTGTGGAAGAAGCTCCGGTGGTTGATCCACCCGCCGAAGAGCCAATGGTGGAGGAACCCGTTGAGGAAGAGCCCGCCATGGAAGAACCAGCCGCTGACTTGTTCCCCGCTGACGACAACCCATTCCCACAAGACGCACCCGCTGAAGAAGCACCCGGTTTGGAAATGCCAGCCGAGGAAGCACCGGTGGAAGAAGCTCCTGCCGACGATGCCTTTGGCGATCTGTTTGGTGGCGACACTGAAATGCCCGCCGAGCCGGCCACTCCCGATGTCGCCACACCTGAAACCGAATCGGTCGAAGACCTGTTTGGCGGTGACGCTGCACCAGCCGATCCTGTGATTCCAGATGAACCCGTCATGCCCGAGGCCCCTGCGGAAGCTCCTGCCGACGACGCCTTTGGCGACCTGTTCGGTGGCGAAGCGGAAGCACCCGCCGACATGCCTGCTGAGCAACCTGCCGACGATGGTTTTGGTGACTTGTTTGGTGGTGAAGCGGAAGCTCCTGCTCAAGAAGCGATGCCACAAGAAGGTGGACTGGACGGATTGTTCGACGACGCCGCACCGGCCGAAGAAGCACCGGCTGATGGCGGTGGCTTGGACGATTTGTTCGGTGACCCACCCGCCGAAGACAGCTCCGACGCTGTGATCGACGATTTGTTTGGCCAAACCAAACAGTCATTGGCTGATTCGGAAGTCACACAAGTTGTGACGGAAAAGAGCGTCGCCAAGACCATCGACGTGCTGGACAGCACCAAGACTCGCACCTGGATCGACAACACTGGCAATTGGGGAACCGATGGCCGCTTGGTTGAAGTCCGTGAAAGCGAAGTTCAGATTCTGAAATCCAATGGCCGGACCTGCACCGTCCCGTTGGAACGACTCAGTGACGCGGACAAATCGTACGTGGAATCGATCCGTGCCCAAGTCAGCGAATTGCTGTTCGCAATGGCCTCGGTTGACTGA
- a CDS encoding Gfo/Idh/MocA family protein, with translation MSGKQLPNRRDILVGGTALAASGLSRVSPAQDPAPSSANDRLKIAAIGVGGRGGSNLRTMEKTGLVDVVAVCDVDTRFTDQALLRHPKAKAFRDFRKLYDAVGSDIDGVVVSTTEHTHAFATMPALQLGKHVYCEKPLAYNIDETRKITEAAERAGVVTQMGTQIHAGNNYHRVVELIQSGAIGEVSEAHVWVNRAWGLQSEADAKKHRDLLHVDSRPSDVMTPPDHVDWDLWLGPAPPRPYHSVYFPGPRWYRWWDFAGGTMSDLGSHWNDLPFWALQLDAPTSVEAFGPPAHPEIAPASMSAKYEYPQRGDRGPVSVSWYQGTHKPEIWQRGEIPRWDSGVLFIGSKGMLLSDYGKHVLLPEESFVDFEPPAPFVPDSPGHHAQWVQACLGEGETASPFSYAGPLTEANHLGNVAYRVGKKITWDRDKMECVGCPEAAPFIAREPREGWSLS, from the coding sequence ATGTCAGGCAAGCAACTTCCGAATCGACGTGACATTTTGGTGGGGGGGACCGCATTGGCGGCCTCTGGTCTCTCTCGAGTTTCACCTGCTCAGGATCCCGCCCCATCATCCGCCAACGATCGCCTGAAGATTGCGGCCATCGGCGTTGGCGGGCGAGGGGGCTCGAACCTGCGGACGATGGAAAAAACAGGGCTGGTCGACGTCGTTGCCGTCTGCGACGTGGACACACGTTTCACCGACCAAGCCCTCTTACGACATCCGAAGGCCAAGGCCTTTCGTGATTTCCGAAAACTGTACGACGCCGTTGGTAGCGACATCGATGGCGTCGTTGTCAGCACCACCGAACACACGCACGCTTTCGCAACGATGCCAGCCTTGCAGCTTGGCAAGCATGTCTACTGTGAAAAGCCGTTGGCGTACAACATCGACGAAACGCGGAAGATCACCGAAGCGGCCGAGCGGGCCGGTGTCGTTACCCAAATGGGAACTCAAATTCACGCCGGCAACAATTACCATCGAGTCGTGGAGTTGATCCAAAGCGGCGCGATCGGCGAAGTCAGTGAGGCGCACGTCTGGGTGAACCGAGCCTGGGGTTTGCAGTCCGAAGCCGACGCCAAGAAGCACCGCGATCTTCTGCATGTGGATTCGCGTCCGAGCGACGTCATGACACCACCGGATCACGTCGATTGGGATCTGTGGCTGGGGCCCGCGCCGCCCCGTCCCTACCATTCGGTCTATTTCCCCGGGCCACGCTGGTATCGCTGGTGGGATTTCGCTGGTGGGACCATGTCGGACCTCGGCAGCCACTGGAATGACCTTCCGTTCTGGGCATTGCAACTCGATGCGCCAACCAGCGTGGAAGCATTTGGGCCTCCCGCCCATCCCGAAATCGCCCCCGCATCCATGTCAGCGAAGTACGAGTATCCCCAACGCGGCGATCGCGGTCCGGTCTCTGTTTCCTGGTATCAAGGCACACACAAACCTGAGATCTGGCAACGCGGTGAGATCCCCCGCTGGGACAGTGGGGTCTTGTTCATTGGCAGCAAAGGTATGTTGTTGTCAGACTATGGGAAACATGTGCTGTTGCCAGAGGAATCCTTCGTGGACTTTGAGCCGCCAGCCCCCTTCGTGCCCGACTCGCCCGGACATCATGCGCAATGGGTTCAAGCGTGCTTGGGCGAGGGCGAAACCGCCAGCCCGTTCAGCTACGCCGGCCCACTCACCGAAGCCAATCATCTCGGCAACGTCGCTTACCGAGTCGGCAAGAAGATCACTTGGGATCGAGACAAGATGGAGTGCGTGGGATGCCCCGAAGCAGCCCCCTTCATCGCCCGGGAACCACGCGAAGGATGGTCGCTCAGCTAA